ccAAATACccatttattataaaattggataaaaattatatttaattcaaACTCAATGTATCAAAACTTGATTTAGTTAcctttgataaaataatttctgaaataaaatcttcaacaaataaaataaatcaaaaccaATTCATAATAAACTTCCAAAAGTTTGGGATCTTACAATTACAATTtgtctaaaaattattttatattttatatattgtgtCTCTATATTTcacaaaaaacttaaaattgatATATCTGTATCGTGTACCATGTCTTTGCTTCATAAATTGATCTATACGTTgaaatgtttaaatttaatatattcaaCAATTTAAATGTGACAAGCCTTAGACTTAGCGTCAACGGATTCCTACACATATAAACGTGATTAGGGATGTCAATGGGGCAAGGGATGCCTCCCTGCTCTTTGTCCCTGAACCTTAATCCTCACCCTGTCCCCGCCCCGATTCTCGCCATGAGAGAATATATATTTGCTCTCATCCTTGTTCTCCGCATTCCTCACAGTCCCCTTGGAGCCTTATTTCTCGTCTCCCATTCATCCTATACAAAATGACAAGAATTGTCTCAGAGCAAGAACAGCAAGAACACAAGAAAACAACCACAGCAAAATACAATAAACGCAGTGCAATAGATTCAGCAAATAGaaagaattaaataaattcagcaaataagaataattaaataggaacaattaaacaaattcaacaaatgtACAcccaaaaaaattcaataaactCATATCAAATCAGTAAATAAACACAACATTCAGCCACTATGGCAAAAAATCAAGGAAGAACAGGAACAGAAACAAAGAGAATCAAATAGAAATACGAATAaaaatagagaatcaaacaaaCTTACATCAAATTCaatggaggaggaggaggggcAACCAGTTGTGACAACAAACGCAAGTGAAGGAGATGGTGCAACAACAAGACCCGAGTGATAGAGCAGAGACGGGATACGAGCAAAGGGGACAATGACAACGAACGCGAGTAAAGGAGATGGCACAACAATGGGACACAAGCGGCGATGTAGAGACAGGATGCGAACGAAGGGGACGACAACGATGAACGATAGTGAAAGGGACGACATAATGGCAAGACACGAGCGGTGGAGCAGAGACTAAACGTGATATGAAGGGAGATGGCTGTTGAAGGGAGATGGTGGAGCAGTAAGTGACGATATATGGTTGCTGATGTGGGGTGTCGCAGTAGTGTCTAGTGAGAAATGGGAGAGCGCAGTTAAAAGAGTAGGTGATGGCACAGTAGTGTACAAATTTGGATtatggtttttattttatacatatatatgtaacatgtgaaaagactaaaaaatctatagtataaataaattatcaagGATAATTAAGTAAAAATTTACATATTTTGGAGATCAATAATAATGGAACAGGGATCCCCGCTCGGGTCCCCATGCCTGTTTCGGGGGAATTCGGTCCCCATTCCCGTCTTTACGAAAAAAATTTCTATCTTCGGGTCCCCATTCAGGGCGGTATTCACGGAAATCCTTATGTCTTAGAGAATTTTGCCACCCATAAACGTGATTCTCTACTCTTCAAATGGAAAAAGCAATCACATGTAATTCATGTGTATCCAAATTTTTTCTTgtactattttaaaataaaaaagactttGCAACAACCTCATCattatttcatttttctctttctacATTAAAAACATTTGATAGTAATAAATATAGAAGAATATAAAAGGAGATAAcattcattttaatttctttctttaatttctgaaGGGAAGAAGCTCAAtagtcacaaaaacaatgagTCTAGGCCATTGGATTGATCATTGATGTTCAACATCAATGAGCACGTGTCACTTCAATCTCACTATAAAACCCCCATAATACCCTCATTCTTTCCTCGTACATTCTCTAACTTTGTGCCTTCCTTGGTACACAATAGTACCTCTCTCACTTTGTCCATACTAACCTTTTTTCTCTCTAAGGTTTCATGGAGTTTAATCAAAATTTCTTTGAGGATTTCACTTATCTTTCTGGGACTATTTATGAAAATCCATGCATAAAGACAGAGATATCCACCATGGTTCCCATGCAACAAAAATCCCTCCTTGTATATCCTCCattgaaaaatgaaattttatacAAGAACGATTTCCACCATCTTCAATCCTTAAAAGATATTACAAACACATTCTGCTCCATGGCATTTGTACCAAACAAGAACCAAGTGGAGGATATTCATGCTTTTCCAAACAACCACAATAGCTTATGGGATTTATCTCAGAAAAACCAAGTTCAAATTGATGATGCTTTCGTACCATCATTAATTTATGATGCATCTCTATTGGTGCCAATGAATTTCAAGCTCCAGGATGAGCTTTCAACCTTAACTCCAACGGAAAATGCTCACTGGAACAATATTCAAAATCCTTTTCTCAACAACCAAATGCCCCAAAAAAAGGGACTAAGGAGGAAAGGCAACATTCAACAAAGTGTTACCGAAATAATCAAAGGCCAGTGGAGTGCAGATGAGGATATGTATAACATATAATCCAAATttattctttctctctttttctcatACACAGATAAATTGAAGCAAAATGCTATTACGAaccgttagataatttgatatgTTTAATTCAATCATCTAACTGATTTATAATTCTATCTTCACGTGAAGATATTTTTATGGTAGTAATAATCACCTTGTTGAATGATGCATTCAACAAAATTCTTCTTAACAAAGtcaaattttcaagaaatatttgttttgctttcagtgatatttattattcttgatGAAGTTCATTAATAGGTTTTTCAATTTGTTCCTTTTGTTGATATATGCTAAGAATTTGGGTTTTTATGTGTTCATGTAGGTTACTAACACAGCTAGTTGAACTCTTTGGGTTTAAAAATTGGACCTACATAGCAACACTAATCAGCGGTAGGATAGGAAAGCAATGTAGAGAGAGATGGTTCAATCATCTTCAGCCGGATATTAAGGTtaattcttttcctttcttattaGCTTGTCTACATCATCCTCACTCTAACAACTatgatgttattttattttattttttgtttcaatcCCACTTTCCatcattaataataaatattattttgacgctaatattttttaaataataaaatatgtattttgttgttttgctgccttcttttttttctctttctctttttctcttcttttcttttcttcttcctcttctagttcatgatagttatttttttatgttttgaaaatCGAATTGTATATTGAACCATTCAAACTATTGGCAattcaaaagtttaaaattttaaatgaaataattgagttagaataataaatacacacaacacaaaacatagataataaaattatattatctaattatataaatatatgtaaataatttaaataattcttAATTATTGAAATAAGAGAATTATAAATTCGTAttgaataattacaaaaatagaTTGAATAATTCACTTTAttgattaaaattaattatataatcgatggtaatatatttaaaattattatatatccaAATTAAActaaagtaaaagatttttttaatatgaattatcatcatttttaaatataaaatataaatttgtcAAAGATTCTAAACCTACAAGTAAAAGTATGAACCTTGGTTaaaatgaaaagataaataaaaagagtgGTATTTTTTTTACAGTAATGAGCTATGCTTGGATATTTGGCCCATTACTCATTGatgctaaaaaataataaaagataaataggtctctaatttttttgtttgtgggTATTTAAGTTCTTtaatattgaaaaatatatttaactcCCTCAAATTTAGCGATGGTAATGAGTCTCCATGAGACGAATACTAGCCCACTGTCTCCCACCCCATAAGACAAAAAATTTTCCGTCCTCGCCCCATAGCCGTGGCGGGTAACAGGTACCCACCATCCGCCAGATATTCAAGTCCCCATAGATATTTacggatttttttaaaaacaaaacaaggTAAAAGAAAACagcaaaaattaacaagaaactttaatttaattccAATCTATATAGAAATACTACAATTATGTAGAacaatcaaataattttaattacattatAATTAAATCAGATTTGTTTCCATCCATTCTAAATCATTTTCCAACAAAATACAATTTATAgtataataaaatcaaatatattcatgcattatatttataaaaactaCACAAAAGATATACAAATCAAACATTAACAATATGTATAAATCAATAcaatctttatatatatatcatagacgatgatgatgattgttgggaaaaaatcaaaattttttggataattatataattaaaagaatgcAAATAGCTTGTTGGCCACTGATGATGACAAATCTAAGGGTGATGGACCAGAGGCACGACTGTTGACGAAAAATCTGAAGAAGCTGGTAATAACATAGACATGGATGGAGTAGCTTCGTCTTCGTTGAGCAGAGGCGGAGGTGGCAACAATGCTATGAGAAGCAAGGTGAGCGACGGTGAGGGAAAAAGGTCAGAGATGTCGGCGAGGGAGGAAGGGAGAGGAAGAAACACAGAGAGGATGAGATGGGATTTAGGTTAGGATGTGAGAGTGATAGTGAAGGgatgagtgagtgagtgaggcAGAGGCTTGCGAGAATTAGGTTTCCATCataatacacacacacacacaaggATATTTATGTAAATTCATTCCCATGGGTATTATACGGGTATCACGGGGAGGGTACCTTTTCCCCTGTCCCCGCCCCATTTATTAAAGGGATACTCATTCCCCGCCCCTGCGAAGGGGGGATGACCCCCAAACATGTCCCCCGACGGGTAAATTCCTATGGATACTCATCCGACGAAGAAAATTGTCATCCCTACTCACATTTGAAAACACGTGACATTTATATTCTTTAACAGTGATGGGTTAAAAAATATAACGAAAAATGCTAACTAGAGGGAGATTGATGATGTGTCAGTTATGGTGATGATGTGGATGGTTGGCAAAAAGTGAAAGGGCAAATACACCTCTGGTGGCTCAGAACGACACCATTCTAATCCCTCACCCCCACTTTGTTTCTTCATAATTCCAATAACATCCATAATCGACTCCAACAATTACATCAAACCCTACGAGAAAACAAAGATGCTCTTTCTCCCTAAAAAAAGAAAGTCTTTTAGTTCATACTTCATAGTGCTACTGTGCTAAGTTGAAAAatggtgattggtgaatgtgACGCTTAGATTTTTTTTGGCGAAAAAGCTTCTATTGTCTATAGAGGGAATGAAACTTTTCGATGTTATGTGTATTGGTGTTTAAACAGATGAGACAATACATGGTGTTGTGtgatgttaattatttaatgtttTGTGTGTGTAAAAGAAGCAAAATTTGTTTCGAGtgaaatgattttaaaatttttgaaacatgAGTTAGGGTTTGAATATAATTTATAGGGTTTAATGTGTGATTGTATTATTCTATAATGGGGTTTACATAGCATCATTATTGAAGGTTTGTGTCAAAGTTGTGTGAAACTTAGCTTTTTGTGgtgtatatatttttagaaagtCAGATACACTTATTGAAAACTTTGTTTATATTATGCTACTCTTATTAATGGGATTATAATTCTCTTAGAATTGCTTCTTTTGATAATAtttgtgttttgtttagttatttttattgaaaaaaaattggaattaTGACAAAACgcatttaacatatataaccAACTTGACAAATTTCATTACAATAGCAACAAGTACCACATTCATTTTCACCCATTTAAGACATATACATCAACATatacaacaaataaattaatcacAATTGATCACAAATTCAGGTGTTTCATCATTTTTGAAGATAACATCTTTTTTCCAAAgcattcaattttcttttcaactcttttctttCAAACAAATATTCTTCAATGTCTCCACATTCACCGTCATAGTTGGTACCCAAAGTTTGAGTCTCTATATCCCCAATTTTTCCTAGGTGCACATCaagttaaagaaaaaattacaaTACCGTTGTTTAACCTGCATCAAAATGCCATACAACCAACCAATTATACACTTAACAATTTCATCCAAATATAACGCAATATCAACTTATCTTGAAGTATGGACACTCAAGAAACAGTCTATTGGTGATTGTTCTGGACTTATAGAGAATGACATAGACATCGTAGAAGCACTTTGGCGCAATCCCATCTCTCTCATCTCCTATTGGCACAACGCAATGACTCGTGGTTGAAACGGAGCTCTCTTGTCTGTCTCCACCACGCCTTGtgcttgaagagattttatcacTGGCCATAGACAATCCTTCTTCAACTCCCTCCCAAACAAGTGGCAGAAGTAGAAACAATGGTTTTGGCTTCAATAGACTTTGAAAAAATAGAGCTCACTGTCAAAATGGCAACATTTTACGTAAAGAACCTATTTGTCCTCTTGTAGTTGCCAACCAtccacatcatcatcataacaAACACATCAGTAATCTTCCCTCCAGATAAGTATTTTTCATTAACTTTTTTAATACTAACCCACGAAGGGATATAAATGTCACACATTTTCAAAGATGAGGGAGCTAAATATATTTTCCAATACTGAAGGGCTTAAATATTCGTAGGCAAAAGGTTAAGAatctatttatcttttattcaagttttttttggaaaaactcTAATTCCATtaaccaacttgggttggtcTAATAGTTAGCTTACTAGTCTTTTTAAACAAGTATAAGTGAATTAGTCCGTAACCTGCTAGATATGGGATGCCATGAAAAACCGAAAAAATCTTCtaattttattatgtattgCACACAACCCCAATAGGTCTTCAAATTGTGTTCTAGAactttttgtggaaaaatattaaaaacctATAATTAAACTGAATTGGCTGATTAGCTTGTACCCATGAGCAAAACACTGCTTCTCACTCTCAatccaaaaacaaaagtagatTAGGATGTCAGAAAAGTAGACCTAGATGGTACCAGAAATGGACAGGCGATGCAATCTGGACATCGACAATCGACACCCTAATCTTTTTCGTTGTTTGAGTATAGAGAAAAGTTAGTGAAGAAAACACACACACTTATTGGAAGCTTAATACTATGAACGAGTGAGCGATGTGGAATACGATTTCTAATTTAAAGCGTGTGAGCACATGCATGTGTGTTGATAAGGATTTAGTAGGTCTGCATGTgatgatatctttttccatatCTTCTTTCACACGGTAAATAAGCCCCTCTAAAATCATCAAAGAGAATAAGTCTAAGAGTAATGGAGGGTTGATTTAGGCCTGTTTGGATAGGTTCATAAGtgacttttttttaacttttaacttatgaaaaggtgtagtattaatgtctggtataattttcaaaacaaaattgCAATTTTCTAAAAAACTATTTTAGTGCTTaaggagaagttaaaaaaatgacttctctcataataaaAAGTCTTTTATCACTTTTctcttaaaataaatacttttagaattaaaaaaccaaatacaaaataacttatttataagttatttttaatataaatatttattatttaaactatttctttaaaaataatttaattaagttgtttacCCAAACTGAGTCTTAGGAAGTAGTATCATAATTAGTACTCAAACTCTCCTTAGTTAGATTACGGGTCCCTGTGTTATCTTTTCTATACATATGAGAGATCTTTTTTTTGGTCAAGTAGATTGGACAACCTCCAATCCTAAGTATCACAAACATACCAGAGATCTTCACCTCCCAATCTCTCCTTATAATGTTGCGGATCCTTGTCACTAGCAACCAGTGAGTCCACCTCCAGCAGCACCTTGCGCAGTCCCAGCAATGTGGGTCATGGCATTGGCCCAAACCCAATCCATTTAGTGGTTAAAGTTTTCGTTTTTACTCTAGAATATATCAATTTTAGAAACTAGTTttgggaaaaaaaaataattgtatcaTATATTATCGAACTATTAATACGTACTCATTCGTAGCAACTTTTTTTAATGAACCTCTTCAAAGAATATTGATCCAAAAAATACCCATGAATAattgagtttaaattaataCTTTAAAGTCCATTAAGATATGGATCAGGTTAaacctaaatttttttcatcattttcttttcatttttgttgtttttgaacaaattttaatattattttaactatAAATCACTACATCGATAAGACGATAAGATATTCTTTATACAAAAATGTTGGatcaaaataaaacttttaaaaataccGTTTATCTCTGAATTACATATTGATCCATGATCCATCAACATCTATTATATTCTTCTCCCCCTTGAATAACTTGCCCTTTCATTCATAATGGATTCAAAAGTATTGCCCAGAAACTCAGTGATGTGCTTTGTTCCATCACCcacaatattaaataaagtttTATAATCGAATGACAATATAAAATGAGTTTGCTTTGCAACTTATTAACattaaaattgacaaaaaatatGCACATTTAATATCATAATCAATTTTACTCATCAATTATTCCATAATGTTCAATTTAA
This portion of the Arachis duranensis cultivar V14167 chromosome 6, aradu.V14167.gnm2.J7QH, whole genome shotgun sequence genome encodes:
- the LOC107494989 gene encoding transcription factor MYB98 isoform X1, giving the protein MEFNQNFFEDFTYLSGTIYENPCIKTEISTMVPMQQKSLLVYPPLKNEILYKNDFHHLQSLKDITNTFCSMAFVPNKNQVEDIHAFPNNHNSLWDLSQKNQVQIDDAFVPSLIYDASLLVPMNFKLQDELSTLTPTENAHWNNIQNPFLNNQMPQKKGLRRKGNIQQSVTEIIKGQWSADEDMLLTQLVELFGFKNWTYIATLISGRIGKQCRERWFNHLQPDIKKDSWDEEEDKLLIEAHKQVGNKWAEIARRLPGRTENTIKNHWNAAKRKKSSKRQPRKKKNQTYFGESLLERYVKEVTAADAAKKQLKKSMKQLKIKNEDYNLQQNACITGYGGNIPVKFSSNEIGNGSVLIDGTENYVPMELDMIGIEAYMN
- the LOC107494989 gene encoding transcription factor MYB98 isoform X2 yields the protein MEFNQNFFEDFTYLSGTIYENPCIKTEISTMVPMQQKSLLVYPPLKNEILYKNDFHHLQSLKDITNTFCSMAFVPNKNQVEDIHAFPNNHNSLWDLSQKNQVQIDDAFVPSLIYDASLLVPMNFKLQDELSTLTPTENAHWNNIQNPFLNNQMPQKKGLRRKGNIQQSVTEIIKGQWSADEDMLLTQLVELFGFKNWTYIATLISGRIGKQCRERWFNHLQPDIKDSWDEEEDKLLIEAHKQVGNKWAEIARRLPGRTENTIKNHWNAAKRKKSSKRQPRKKKNQTYFGESLLERYVKEVTAADAAKKQLKKSMKQLKIKNEDYNLQQNACITGYGGNIPVKFSSNEIGNGSVLIDGTENYVPMELDMIGIEAYMN